One genomic segment of Pseudomonas fortuita includes these proteins:
- the gshB gene encoding glutathione synthase encodes MSVRLGIVMDPIASISYKKDSSLAMLLAAQARGWSLFYMEQQDLYQGESKARARMRPLKVFADPAHWFELGEEQDSPLAELDVILMRKDPPFDMEFVYSTYLLEQAENEGVLVVNRPQSLRDCNEKMFATLFPQCTTPTLVSRRPDIIREFAAKHVDVILKPLDGMGGTSIFRHRAGDPNLSVILETLTALGTQQIMAQAYLPAIKDGDKRILMIDGEPVDYCLARIPASGETRGNLAAGGHGEARPLTERDRWIAAQVGPTLREKGLLFVGLDVIGDYLTEINVTSPTCIREIDAAYNTDIGGKLMDAIDRKLKAR; translated from the coding sequence ATGAGCGTTCGCCTCGGCATTGTCATGGACCCCATCGCGTCCATCTCCTACAAGAAGGACAGTTCGCTGGCCATGCTGCTGGCCGCCCAGGCACGCGGCTGGAGCCTGTTCTACATGGAACAGCAAGACCTGTACCAGGGCGAAAGCAAGGCCCGCGCCCGCATGCGCCCGCTGAAGGTGTTTGCCGACCCGGCGCACTGGTTCGAGCTGGGCGAGGAGCAGGACAGCCCGCTGGCCGAGCTGGACGTGATCCTGATGCGCAAGGACCCGCCCTTCGACATGGAGTTCGTCTACAGCACCTACCTGCTGGAGCAGGCCGAGAATGAAGGGGTGCTGGTGGTCAACCGCCCGCAGAGCCTGCGCGACTGCAACGAAAAAATGTTCGCCACGCTGTTCCCGCAGTGCACCACCCCAACCTTGGTCAGCCGCCGCCCGGACATCATTCGCGAATTCGCGGCCAAGCATGTTGACGTGATCCTCAAGCCACTGGATGGCATGGGCGGCACGTCGATCTTCCGCCACCGGGCTGGCGACCCCAACCTGTCGGTGATCCTGGAAACCCTGACCGCGCTGGGCACCCAGCAGATCATGGCCCAGGCCTACCTGCCGGCGATCAAGGACGGCGACAAACGCATCCTGATGATTGATGGCGAGCCGGTGGACTATTGCCTGGCGCGTATTCCGGCCAGCGGCGAAACCCGTGGCAACCTGGCCGCTGGCGGGCATGGCGAAGCGCGCCCGCTGACCGAGCGCGACCGCTGGATTGCCGCCCAGGTCGGCCCGACCCTGCGCGAGAAGGGCCTGTTGTTCGTGGGCCTGGACGTGATCGGCGACTACCTCACCGAAATCAACGTCACCAGCCCCACCTGCATCCGCGAGATCGATGCTGCCTACAACACCGATATCGGTGGCAAATTGATGGATGCCATTGATCGCAAGCTCAAGGCGCGCTGA
- a CDS encoding response regulator: MEQPLKVMVIDDSRTIRRTAQMLLGEAGCEVITASDGFDALAKIVDHQPSIIFVDVLMPRLDGYQTCAVIKHNSAFKDTPVILLSSRDGLFDKARGRVVGSDQFLTKPFSKEELLDAIRAHVPGFTAPPQHAP, translated from the coding sequence ATGGAACAACCCCTGAAGGTGATGGTGATCGACGATTCGCGCACGATCCGCCGCACCGCCCAGATGTTGCTCGGTGAAGCGGGCTGCGAGGTGATCACCGCCAGCGATGGCTTCGATGCCCTGGCCAAGATCGTCGACCACCAGCCCAGCATCATCTTCGTTGATGTGCTGATGCCGCGCCTGGACGGCTACCAGACCTGCGCCGTGATCAAGCACAACAGTGCTTTCAAGGACACCCCGGTGATCCTGCTGTCGTCGCGCGATGGCCTGTTCGACAAGGCCCGCGGCCGGGTGGTCGGCTCTGATCAGTTCCTGACCAAACCGTTCAGCAAGGAAGAGCTGCTCGACGCGATCCGCGCCCACGTGCCCGGGTTTACCGCGCCTCCACAACACGCACCCTGA
- the pilH gene encoding twitching motility response regulator PilH, which yields MARVLIVDDSPTEMYKLAGWLEKHGHEVLKASNGADGVALARQAKPDAVLMDIVMPVLNGFQATRQLSKDPETSAIPVLVVTTKDQETDRIWAKRQGARGFVTKPVEEDDLIAKLKEVLGA from the coding sequence ATGGCCCGAGTTCTGATTGTCGACGACTCGCCGACAGAGATGTACAAATTGGCCGGATGGCTTGAAAAGCACGGTCATGAGGTGCTCAAAGCCAGCAACGGTGCCGATGGCGTGGCGCTGGCGCGTCAGGCAAAGCCCGATGCAGTGTTGATGGATATCGTCATGCCTGTTCTCAACGGCTTTCAGGCCACCCGGCAATTGAGCAAGGACCCCGAGACCAGCGCCATTCCAGTATTGGTCGTTACCACCAAAGACCAGGAAACCGATCGCATCTGGGCAAAACGCCAGGGTGCGAGGGGTTTCGTGACCAAGCCCGTGGAAGAAGACGACCTGATCGCCAAGCTCAAAGAAGTGCTGGGCGCTTGA
- a CDS encoding YqgE/AlgH family protein → MKTLAPSYLKHQFLIAMPHMADPNFAQTLTYIVEHNEHGAMGLVVNRPQELSLADILEQLRPDETPPASTLQVPIYQGGPVQTDRGFVLHSSECSFQATVALEGLSLSTSQDVLLAIAAGVGPKQSLITLGYAGWEAGQLEAELADNAWLNCPFDAQIIFDRASDLRLEAAAASLGINLHLLTSQAGHA, encoded by the coding sequence ATGAAAACCCTCGCCCCGAGCTATCTCAAGCACCAGTTCCTGATCGCCATGCCGCACATGGCCGATCCGAACTTCGCCCAGACCCTCACGTACATTGTCGAGCACAATGAACATGGCGCCATGGGCCTGGTGGTCAACCGGCCGCAGGAACTGAGCCTGGCCGACATCCTCGAGCAGCTGCGCCCGGACGAAACGCCGCCGGCCAGCACCCTGCAGGTGCCGATCTACCAGGGCGGCCCGGTGCAGACCGATCGCGGCTTCGTGCTGCACAGCAGCGAATGCAGCTTCCAGGCCACCGTGGCCCTGGAAGGGCTGTCACTGAGCACATCGCAGGATGTGTTGCTTGCGATTGCCGCAGGGGTAGGCCCGAAACAGAGCCTGATCACACTGGGTTATGCCGGCTGGGAGGCGGGCCAGCTGGAAGCGGAACTGGCCGACAACGCCTGGCTCAACTGCCCGTTCGACGCGCAAATCATCTTTGACCGGGCCAGCGACCTGCGCCTTGAAGCAGCGGCCGCCAGCCTGGGGATCAACCTGCACTTGCTGACCAGCCAGGCGGGCCACGCCTGA
- a CDS encoding methyl-accepting chemotaxis protein has protein sequence MSPRTRSIAQITVLFLILILSIILLFANFAYLNTQSNYDKQYIGHAGELRVLSQRIAKNATEAATGKALAFKLLSDARNDFERRWGYLRQGDKSTGLPPAPPTVRDEMESVRRDWENLRKNTDTILASEQTVLSLHQVAATLAETVPQLQVEYEKVVEILLQSGAPANQVAVAQRQLLLAERILGSVNTVLAGDDAAAQAADAFGRDAGRFGQVLEGMLSGNAAIQITRVEDADARARLAEIAELFQFVAGSVDEILETSPELFRVREAAGNIFSLSQTLLDEASHLANGFENLAGGRTLDTVGGYALGVLALASIILIGLVMVRTTNRQLRETAEKNERNQQAIMRLLDEIEELADGDLTVTVSVTEDFTGAIADSINYSVDQLRDLVATINHSAVQVAAAVQDTQNTARQLAKASEHQAEQISEASEAVGDMVESIDRVSAHAYESAKVAERSVAIANKGNEVVHNTINGMDNIREQIQDTAKRIKRLGESSQEIGDIVSLIDDIADQTNILALNAAIQASLAGEAGRGFAVVADEVQRLAERSSSATRQIEALVRTIQADTNEAVISMEQTTAEVVRGARLAQDAGVALAEIEGVSQNLADLIHSISDAAQLQTSSAGQISHTMAVIQQITAQTSAGSGATADSIRHLARMASEMRRSVSGFTLPPPAEPK, from the coding sequence GTGAGCCCGCGTACCCGCAGCATCGCGCAGATCACTGTGCTGTTTTTGATCCTGATCCTGTCGATCATCCTGTTGTTCGCCAACTTCGCGTACCTGAACACCCAATCCAATTACGACAAGCAGTACATCGGCCATGCCGGGGAACTGCGGGTGCTGTCGCAACGCATCGCCAAGAACGCCACTGAAGCCGCCACCGGCAAGGCCCTTGCATTCAAGCTGCTGTCGGATGCGCGCAACGATTTTGAGCGGCGCTGGGGCTACCTGCGCCAGGGTGACAAGTCCACCGGGCTGCCGCCCGCGCCGCCCACGGTGCGTGACGAGATGGAATCGGTACGCCGCGACTGGGAAAACCTGCGCAAGAACACCGACACCATCCTGGCCAGCGAGCAGACCGTGCTGTCGCTGCACCAGGTGGCGGCGACGCTGGCCGAAACCGTGCCGCAGTTGCAGGTGGAATACGAGAAGGTGGTTGAGATCCTGCTGCAAAGCGGCGCCCCGGCCAACCAGGTGGCGGTGGCCCAGCGCCAGTTGTTGCTGGCCGAGCGCATCCTCGGTTCGGTCAACACTGTGCTGGCCGGTGACGATGCCGCAGCCCAGGCGGCCGACGCTTTTGGCCGTGATGCCGGCCGCTTTGGCCAGGTGCTGGAGGGCATGCTCAGCGGCAACGCGGCAATCCAGATAACCCGCGTCGAAGACGCCGACGCCCGCGCGCGGCTGGCGGAAATCGCCGAACTGTTCCAGTTCGTCGCCGGTTCTGTGGATGAAATCCTCGAAACCTCGCCCGAACTGTTCCGCGTGCGCGAAGCTGCCGGCAACATCTTCAGCCTGTCGCAAACCCTGCTCGACGAAGCGTCGCACCTGGCCAACGGTTTCGAGAACCTGGCCGGCGGGCGCACCCTCGATACTGTGGGCGGCTATGCCCTGGGCGTGCTGGCGCTGGCCTCGATCATTCTCATCGGCCTGGTCATGGTGCGCACCACCAACCGCCAGCTGCGTGAAACGGCGGAAAAGAACGAACGCAACCAGCAGGCGATCATGCGCCTGCTCGACGAAATCGAAGAGCTGGCCGATGGCGACCTGACCGTGACCGTATCGGTAACCGAAGACTTTACCGGCGCCATTGCCGACTCGATCAACTATTCCGTAGACCAGCTGCGCGACCTTGTGGCCACCATCAACCACAGCGCCGTGCAGGTGGCCGCAGCCGTGCAGGACACGCAAAACACCGCTCGCCAGCTGGCCAAGGCCTCCGAGCACCAGGCCGAGCAGATCAGCGAGGCCTCCGAAGCCGTCGGCGACATGGTCGAGTCGATCGACCGGGTATCCGCGCATGCTTACGAATCGGCCAAGGTGGCCGAACGCTCGGTGGCCATCGCCAACAAGGGTAACGAGGTGGTGCACAACACCATCAATGGCATGGACAACATTCGCGAGCAGATCCAGGACACCGCCAAGCGGATCAAGCGCCTGGGTGAGTCTTCTCAGGAAATCGGCGACATTGTCAGCCTGATCGACGATATTGCCGACCAGACCAACATCCTTGCCCTTAACGCGGCGATCCAGGCTTCGCTGGCCGGTGAGGCCGGCCGTGGGTTTGCCGTGGTCGCCGACGAGGTGCAGCGCCTGGCCGAACGCTCGTCATCGGCTACCCGCCAGATAGAGGCGCTGGTGCGCACCATCCAGGCCGACACCAACGAGGCCGTCATCTCCATGGAGCAGACCACCGCCGAAGTGGTGCGCGGCGCCCGCCTGGCCCAGGATGCCGGCGTGGCGCTGGCCGAAATCGAAGGCGTATCGCAGAACCTGGCCGACCTGATCCACAGCATCTCCGACGCTGCCCAGTTGCAGACCTCGTCGGCCGGGCAGATCTCACACACCATGGCGGTCATCCAGCAGATTACCGCGCAGACCTCCGCCGGCTCCGGGGCCACTGCCGACAGCATCCGCCACCTGGCCCGCATGGCCAGCGAGATGCGCCGTTCGGTGTCCGGCTTCACCCTGCCGCCACCTGCCGAGCCCAAGTGA
- a CDS encoding chemotaxis protein CheW, producing the protein MTTRPQGASLTAFELLLDIDRRCRLLVADQPPQDNRLQQWSGIGFRIAGQWFVAPMGEVAEVLREPRSSRVPGVQPWVCGVANLRGRLLPVMDLSSFFGLGHAAPGKQRRVLVLDHEALFVGLLVDEVLGLQHFDLDSLQLSPPQPLLRAAARFVQGHFPRERNWAIFSPFALAQAPGFLDVAL; encoded by the coding sequence TTGACCACCCGCCCGCAAGGCGCGTCGCTGACCGCCTTCGAGCTGTTGCTGGACATTGACCGGCGCTGCCGCCTGCTGGTTGCCGACCAACCGCCGCAAGACAACCGCCTGCAACAGTGGAGCGGTATCGGTTTTCGCATTGCCGGGCAGTGGTTTGTCGCGCCCATGGGCGAGGTGGCCGAGGTGCTGCGTGAACCGCGCAGCAGCCGCGTCCCCGGTGTGCAGCCATGGGTGTGCGGGGTAGCCAACCTGCGCGGCCGGTTGTTGCCGGTGATGGACCTGAGCAGCTTCTTCGGCCTGGGCCACGCCGCCCCGGGCAAGCAACGGCGGGTACTGGTGCTGGACCACGAGGCCCTGTTCGTCGGCCTGCTGGTGGACGAGGTACTGGGCTTGCAGCACTTTGACCTGGACAGCCTGCAGCTGTCGCCGCCGCAGCCACTGCTGCGCGCCGCTGCTCGTTTTGTGCAGGGGCATTTCCCGCGTGAACGCAATTGGGCGATCTTCAGCCCCTTCGCCCTGGCCCAGGCGCCGGGCTTTCTCGATGTGGCGTTATAG
- a CDS encoding energy transducer TonB, with protein MTLPADIPSDLLPPRVRPVDRLGFTLFLAALVHLALILGVGFTVVKPAEIRHTMDITLATFKSEKAPEKADFQAQENQQGSGTLDKKAVPTTTELAPFQDSKINKITPPPAARPEVVPPPTPQKSAVVTTAPKPQKVEPKPKESKAQPKPAAPAPDFDSSQLSSQIASLEAELSNEQQMYAKRPRIHRLNAASTMRDKGAWYKEEWRKKVERVGNLNYPDEARRQQIYGNLRMMVSINRDGSLYEVLVLESSGQQVLDQAAQRIVRLAAPFAPFTGDLAEFDRLEIIRTWRFARGDRLSSN; from the coding sequence ATGACGCTGCCCGCTGACATCCCCTCCGACCTGCTGCCGCCCCGTGTTCGCCCGGTGGACCGGCTCGGCTTTACCCTGTTCCTGGCTGCCCTGGTGCACCTGGCGCTGATTCTTGGCGTCGGCTTTACCGTGGTCAAGCCTGCCGAAATCCGCCACACCATGGACATCACCCTGGCCACCTTCAAGAGCGAGAAAGCGCCCGAGAAGGCCGATTTCCAGGCTCAGGAAAACCAGCAGGGCAGCGGCACGCTGGACAAGAAAGCGGTGCCCACCACCACCGAACTGGCGCCGTTCCAGGACAGCAAGATCAACAAGATCACCCCGCCACCCGCCGCCAGGCCCGAGGTGGTACCCCCCCCTACCCCACAAAAGTCGGCGGTAGTAACGACTGCGCCCAAGCCGCAGAAGGTCGAACCCAAGCCCAAGGAAAGCAAGGCACAGCCCAAGCCGGCGGCGCCCGCGCCAGACTTCGACAGCTCGCAGCTGTCCAGCCAGATCGCCAGCCTGGAGGCGGAGCTGTCCAACGAACAGCAGATGTACGCCAAGCGCCCGCGCATCCACCGCCTGAACGCCGCCTCGACCATGCGCGACAAGGGCGCCTGGTACAAGGAAGAGTGGCGCAAGAAGGTCGAACGGGTGGGCAACCTGAACTACCCCGACGAAGCACGTCGGCAACAGATCTACGGCAACTTGCGCATGATGGTGTCGATCAACCGCGATGGATCGCTGTACGAAGTGCTGGTACTGGAATCGTCCGGGCAGCAGGTGCTGGACCAGGCAGCGCAACGCATCGTGCGGCTGGCAGCGCCGTTTGCACCGTTCACCGGGGATTTGGCCGAGTTTGACCGGCTGGAGATCATCCGCACCTGGCGCTTTGCCCGTGGGGACCGTTTGTCCAGCAACTGA
- a CDS encoding hybrid sensor histidine kinase/response regulator, whose protein sequence is MASVAVSPERHDTVALAWTKAAILDCLGQARQALERFAGEPGDLSILAFVVDNLHQVHGCLRMLELRGATRLAEELELFAKAMADGQVSPRGDCLGALFRGLEQLPSYLERLRGARHDLPLVMLPLLNQLRACRGIEPLAQASLISGAAQRFAGSDDLANLDLSLGNWREQLQAGPGRDALRSVVTALCDDLMRIKERLDQFVRSDRQHSEQLDALLAPLRHVADTLAVLGFQQPRRVIIDQVLALQALAQGERAVDDAVLMDVAGALLYVEASLNGMVGPLEENGQAGLPGSDLAEIRQLVLNESLNVLQQAKDLIGDYVESDWPRQRLQPLPGLLQQVRGALAMLMLPAVAELLAGCASYVQRWLQHLEEEPPADELTHLAEALSAAECYLQWRVADPLADGQPFIDMACASLAALGVHCAQADARAGLDANGDGIDDELREVFLEEAGELLPEIERHWLRWRADNQQRGALGEVRRALHTLKGSGRMVHAEAVAELAWGAEHLLNRVLEGRSALSPEGVVALQQVFVHLPDLLADFATGQLPQLTEIEQLAGHLHALAENDAPAASIDGLEPQLLDIFRSEAQGHLASLDDFLQGADGHDTPVSDGLQRALHTLKGSAAMAGVMPIAELATAFDRLAREYKGHQLPLQMAEIEWLEAARSLFHLGLAQLDSTPLAAIPGAAELIEAVGQAVDSRLASGHDDPQHARRSKRDPQLVASFLAQAMDILLDAESLLSRWQQQPGQRDALDTLLDQMTSLGHAAHLADLWQMDDVCEALLDLYGAVEEGSLPADARFFAHTQRAHEALLDMLDEVAAGQDIVSRPELVDGLRTLLDQALAPDATGLVGIDKVTPLHPDMDLSGTLGLSHDPSLPEVGEPLPDEPESPGEELLEVFLEESSDIVESAAAALARWQADPRSSVEVDNLMRDLHTLKGVARMVEIAPIGDLAHELEFLYELLAAGRLPPSPPLFALLQNCHDRLAHMLDAVRLGQPLHAATALIDYIRNFSSAALTDSAAGQGPVEAAASELPAAAPERAAGDMVKVDAELLDDLGNLAGEHSIIRGRIEQQVNDAQFALNEMETTLERMRDQLLRLDNETQGRISSRQPFEGDAYDDFDPLEMDRHSQLQQLSRALFESASDLLDLKETLAQRAQEAYSLLQQQARVNSQLQEGLTATLMVPFERLVPRLQRVVRQVASELGKQVELVVGNAEGELDRSVLERMVAPLEHMLRNAVDHGLESREARLAAGKPEQGTIHLNLLHEGADIVIEMTDDGAGVPLDAVRRKAIKRGLLDPHADLSDHEILQFILRPGFSTAEKITQISGRGLGMDVVHEEVKQLGGSMSIESAQGKGARFLIRLPFTVSINRALMVHLGEEQYAIPLNTIEGIVRVPPAELAACYQLDTPRYVYGGHEYELRYLGELLQGVPRPALLGQSVPLPVLLVHSKEQSFAIQADSLSPSREIVVKSLGPQFAAVAGLSGATLLGDGRVVLILDLLGQLRGQQRRLARLPGGEAQRQLLGPAPRRALLVMVVDDSVTVRKVTSRLLERHGMSVLTAKDGVDAMALLEDHRPDVLLLDIEMPRMDGFEVATRIRRDERLKDLPIIMITSRTGQKHRDRAMAIGVNEYLGKPYQESLLLQSIAHWSQPHA, encoded by the coding sequence ATGGCATCTGTTGCTGTAAGCCCCGAGCGCCACGACACGGTGGCGCTGGCCTGGACCAAGGCTGCCATCCTCGACTGCCTGGGCCAGGCGCGTCAGGCGCTGGAGCGTTTCGCCGGCGAGCCAGGTGACCTGTCGATACTCGCCTTTGTGGTCGACAACCTGCACCAGGTGCATGGCTGCCTGCGCATGCTCGAGCTGCGAGGTGCGACGCGTCTGGCCGAAGAACTGGAGCTGTTCGCCAAGGCCATGGCCGACGGCCAGGTGAGCCCACGGGGTGATTGCCTGGGTGCGCTGTTCCGGGGCCTGGAGCAGTTGCCCTCATACCTTGAGCGCTTGCGCGGTGCACGCCACGACCTGCCATTGGTGATGCTGCCGCTGCTCAACCAGCTGCGCGCCTGCCGTGGCATCGAGCCGCTGGCCCAGGCCAGCCTGATCAGCGGTGCTGCGCAGCGCTTTGCCGGCTCTGACGACCTGGCCAACCTCGACCTCTCGCTGGGCAACTGGCGCGAACAGTTGCAGGCCGGGCCGGGCCGCGATGCCCTGCGCTCGGTGGTGACCGCACTGTGCGACGACCTTATGCGCATCAAGGAGCGCCTGGACCAGTTCGTGCGCAGCGACCGCCAGCACAGCGAGCAGCTTGATGCCCTGCTGGCGCCGCTGCGCCACGTGGCTGATACGCTGGCTGTACTGGGCTTCCAGCAACCACGGCGGGTGATCATCGACCAGGTGTTGGCGCTGCAGGCCCTGGCTCAGGGCGAACGAGCCGTGGACGACGCGGTGTTGATGGATGTAGCGGGCGCCTTGTTGTATGTGGAAGCCTCCCTGAATGGCATGGTCGGCCCACTGGAGGAAAACGGCCAGGCCGGCCTGCCAGGCTCGGACCTGGCCGAGATACGCCAGCTGGTGCTGAACGAATCGCTGAACGTGTTGCAGCAGGCCAAGGACCTGATCGGTGACTATGTGGAGTCCGACTGGCCCCGGCAGCGCCTGCAGCCCTTGCCAGGGCTGTTGCAGCAGGTTCGCGGGGCCTTGGCCATGTTGATGCTGCCCGCCGTGGCCGAGCTGCTTGCCGGCTGTGCAAGCTATGTGCAGCGTTGGTTGCAGCACCTGGAGGAGGAGCCGCCTGCCGACGAGCTGACCCACCTGGCCGAGGCCCTCAGCGCCGCTGAATGCTACCTGCAGTGGCGGGTGGCCGACCCGCTGGCGGATGGCCAGCCGTTCATCGACATGGCGTGTGCCAGCCTGGCGGCGTTGGGTGTGCACTGTGCGCAGGCGGATGCCCGAGCGGGCCTGGATGCCAATGGCGATGGCATCGATGACGAACTGCGCGAGGTGTTTCTCGAGGAAGCGGGCGAGTTGCTGCCGGAAATCGAGCGCCACTGGCTGCGCTGGCGTGCCGATAACCAGCAGCGCGGGGCGCTGGGGGAAGTGCGCCGTGCGCTGCATACCCTCAAAGGCAGTGGCCGCATGGTGCATGCCGAGGCGGTGGCCGAACTTGCCTGGGGCGCCGAGCACCTGCTGAACCGGGTGCTGGAGGGCCGCAGCGCGCTCAGCCCGGAAGGCGTGGTGGCCCTGCAACAGGTGTTCGTCCATTTGCCCGATCTGCTGGCGGACTTTGCCACCGGCCAGCTGCCGCAATTGACCGAAATCGAACAACTGGCCGGGCACCTGCATGCCCTGGCTGAAAACGATGCACCGGCGGCCAGTATCGATGGCCTTGAGCCGCAGTTGCTGGATATCTTCCGCAGTGAGGCGCAGGGCCACCTGGCCAGCCTTGATGATTTCCTGCAGGGCGCCGACGGCCACGACACGCCGGTCAGCGATGGCCTGCAACGTGCCCTGCACACGCTCAAGGGCAGTGCCGCCATGGCCGGGGTGATGCCGATCGCTGAGCTGGCCACCGCCTTCGACCGCCTGGCCCGTGAATACAAGGGCCATCAGTTGCCACTGCAAATGGCCGAGATCGAATGGCTGGAAGCCGCGCGCTCGCTGTTCCATCTGGGCCTGGCGCAACTCGACAGCACACCACTGGCCGCCATCCCTGGCGCCGCGGAGCTGATCGAAGCGGTTGGCCAGGCAGTCGATAGCCGCCTGGCCAGCGGGCATGACGACCCGCAGCATGCCCGGCGTAGCAAGCGCGACCCGCAGCTGGTTGCCAGTTTTCTGGCCCAGGCCATGGACATTCTGCTTGATGCCGAGTCGTTGTTGTCGCGCTGGCAGCAACAGCCCGGCCAGCGCGACGCGCTGGATACCCTGCTCGACCAGATGACCAGCCTGGGCCATGCCGCGCACCTGGCCGACTTGTGGCAGATGGATGACGTGTGCGAGGCCTTGCTCGATCTGTATGGCGCCGTGGAAGAGGGCAGCCTGCCAGCCGATGCACGCTTTTTCGCCCACACGCAGCGGGCCCATGAGGCACTGCTGGACATGCTCGACGAAGTAGCGGCGGGGCAGGACATCGTGTCACGCCCGGAACTGGTCGATGGCCTGCGCACGCTGCTGGACCAGGCATTGGCACCGGATGCCACCGGCCTGGTGGGCATCGACAAGGTGACACCGCTGCACCCGGACATGGACCTGAGCGGTACTTTGGGGCTGTCGCATGACCCTTCGCTGCCAGAGGTGGGTGAGCCACTGCCAGACGAGCCGGAAAGCCCAGGCGAAGAGTTGCTGGAAGTGTTCCTCGAAGAAAGCTCGGACATTGTCGAGAGCGCCGCTGCCGCCCTGGCGCGCTGGCAGGCCGACCCGCGTAGCAGCGTCGAGGTGGACAACCTGATGCGCGACCTGCACACCCTGAAGGGTGTGGCGCGCATGGTTGAAATTGCCCCCATCGGTGACCTGGCACACGAACTGGAATTTCTGTACGAGCTGCTGGCTGCCGGGCGTTTGCCGCCGAGCCCGCCACTGTTCGCGCTGTTGCAGAATTGCCATGATCGCCTGGCGCACATGCTGGATGCCGTACGCCTGGGGCAGCCGTTGCATGCGGCCACGGCACTGATCGACTATATCCGTAACTTCAGCAGCGCAGCCCTGACCGACAGTGCGGCCGGCCAAGGGCCTGTCGAGGCAGCCGCCAGCGAGTTGCCGGCGGCAGCGCCAGAGCGGGCCGCAGGCGACATGGTCAAGGTTGATGCCGAGTTGCTCGATGACCTGGGCAACCTGGCTGGCGAGCACTCGATCATTCGTGGGCGCATCGAGCAGCAGGTCAACGATGCGCAGTTCGCCCTCAACGAGATGGAAACCACCCTGGAGCGCATGCGCGACCAGTTGCTGCGCCTGGATAACGAGACCCAGGGGCGGATCTCCAGCCGGCAGCCGTTCGAAGGCGATGCCTACGACGACTTCGATCCCCTGGAAATGGACCGCCATTCGCAGTTGCAGCAATTGTCGCGGGCCTTGTTCGAGTCTGCCTCGGACTTGCTCGACCTGAAGGAAACCCTGGCCCAACGCGCCCAGGAGGCCTACAGCCTTCTGCAGCAGCAGGCCAGGGTGAACAGCCAGTTGCAGGAAGGCCTGACCGCCACTTTAATGGTGCCCTTCGAACGCCTGGTGCCACGCCTGCAGCGTGTGGTGCGGCAGGTGGCCAGCGAACTGGGCAAGCAGGTGGAACTGGTGGTCGGCAACGCCGAGGGCGAACTGGACCGCAGTGTGCTCGAGCGCATGGTCGCACCGCTGGAGCACATGCTGCGCAACGCTGTCGACCATGGCCTGGAAAGCCGCGAAGCACGGCTGGCCGCTGGCAAGCCGGAGCAGGGCACCATCCACCTGAATTTGCTGCACGAAGGTGCCGATATCGTTATCGAAATGACTGACGACGGTGCCGGTGTGCCACTCGACGCGGTACGGCGCAAGGCCATCAAGCGCGGCCTGCTGGATCCGCACGCAGACTTGAGCGATCACGAGATCCTGCAGTTCATCCTGCGCCCGGGGTTTTCCACCGCCGAGAAGATCACCCAGATTTCCGGGCGCGGTCTGGGCATGGACGTGGTGCACGAGGAGGTCAAGCAGCTCGGTGGCTCTATGAGCATCGAGTCGGCCCAGGGCAAGGGTGCACGCTTCTTGATCCGGCTGCCGTTCACCGTATCGATCAACCGTGCGCTGATGGTGCACCTGGGCGAAGAGCAGTACGCCATCCCGCTCAATACCATCGAGGGCATTGTCCGCGTGCCGCCGGCAGAGCTCGCAGCGTGCTATCAGCTGGACACGCCGCGCTATGTCTACGGCGGCCACGAATACGAGCTGCGTTACCTGGGCGAGTTGCTGCAAGGTGTGCCGCGCCCCGCGCTGCTGGGGCAGAGCGTGCCGTTGCCAGTGCTGCTGGTGCATTCCAAGGAGCAGTCGTTCGCCATCCAGGCCGACAGCCTGTCGCCCAGCCGCGAGATCGTGGTGAAGAGCCTGGGGCCACAGTTTGCTGCGGTGGCCGGGTTATCGGGGGCGACATTGCTGGGTGACGGGCGGGTCGTGCTGATTCTCGACCTGCTCGGCCAGCTGCGCGGCCAGCAGCGGCGCCTGGCACGTTTGCCCGGCGGCGAAGCCCAGCGCCAACTGCTCGGCCCGGCGCCGCGGCGTGCGTTGCTGGTGATGGTGGTGGATGACTCGGTGACCGTGCGCAAAGTCACCAGCCGCCTGCTGGAACGCCACGGCATGAGCGTGCTGACGGCCAAGGACGGGGTTGATGCCATGGCCCTGCTGGAAGACCACCGCCCCGACGTGTTGCTGCTGGACATCGAAATGCCGCGCATGGACGGCTTCGAGGTGGCCACACGCATTCGCCGTGACGAGCGGCTGAAAGACCTGCCCATCATCATGATCACCTCGCGCACCGGGCAGAAGCACCGCGACCGTGCCATGGCCATCGGCGTCAACGAATACCTGGGCAAACCGTACCAGGAGTCGCTGCTGTTGCAGAGTATCGCCCATTGGAGCCAGCCCCATGCTTGA